From one Mesoplodon densirostris isolate mMesDen1 chromosome 19, mMesDen1 primary haplotype, whole genome shotgun sequence genomic stretch:
- the HNRNPL gene encoding heterogeneous nuclear ribonucleoprotein L isoform X1 produces the protein MSRRLLPRAEKRRRRLEQRQQPDEQRRRSGAMVKMAAAGGGGGGGRYYGGGSEGGRAPKRLKTDNAGDQHGGGGGGGGAGAAGGGGGENYDDPHKTPASPVVHIRGLIDGVVEADLVEALQEFGPISYVVVMPKKRQALVEFEDVLGACNAVNYAADNQIYIAGHPAFVNYSTSQKISRPGDSDDSRSVNSVLLFTILNPIYSITTDVLYTICNPCGPVQRIVIFRKNGVQAMVEFDSVQSAQRAKASLNGADIYSGCCTLKIEYAKPTRLNVFKNDQDTWDYTNPNLSGQGDPGSNPNKRQRQPPLLGDHPAEYGEGRGFPSVDSRGSCAPARRPPRKFSPVLPLFPSHPPGGPHGGYHSHYHDEGYGPPPPHYEGRRMGPPVGGHRRGPSRYGPQYGHPPPPPPPPEYGPHADSPVLMVYGLDQSKMNCDRVFNVFCLYGNVEKVKFMKSKPGAAMVEMADGYAVDRAITHLNNNFMFGQKLNVCVSKQPAIMPGQSYGLEDGSCSYKDFSESRNNRFSTPEQAAKNRIQHPSNVLHFFNAPLEVTEENFFEICDELGVKRPSSVKVFSGKSERSSSGLLEWESKSDALETLGFLNHYQMKNPNGPYPYTLKLCFSTAQHAS, from the exons ATGTCGCGGAGGCTGCTGCCCCGGGCGGAGAAGCGGCGTCGGAGGCTGGAGCAGAGGCAGCAGCCGGACGAGCAGCGGAGGCGGTCCGGAGCGATGGTGAAgatggcggcggcgggcggcggagGCGGCGGTGGCCGCTACTACGGCGGCGGCAGTGAGGGCGGCCGGGCCCCTAAGCGGCTCAAGACTGACAACGCTGGCGACCAGcatggaggcggcggcggcggtggagGAGCCGGGGCGGCGGGCGGTGGCGGCGGG GAGAACTACGATGACCCGCACAAAACCCCCGCCTCCCCAGTTGTCCACATCAGGGGCCTGATTGACGGCGTGGTGGAAGCTGACCTTGTGGAGGCCTTGCAGGAGTTTGGACCCATCAG TTATGTGGTGGTGATGCCTAAAAAGAGACAAGCGTTGGTGGAATTTGAAGATGTGTTGGGGGCTTGCAACGCCGTGAACTACGCAGCCGACAACCAGATCTACATTGCGGGCCACCCAGCTTTTGTCAATTACTCTACCAGCCAGAAAATCTCCCGCCCCGGGGACTCGGATGACTCCAGGAGCGTCAACAGTGTGCTTCTCTTTACCATCCTGAACCCCATCTATTCGATTACCACG GATGTTCTTTATACTATCTGTAACCCTTGTGGTCCTGTCCAGAGAATTGTCATTTTCCGGAAGAATGGAGTCCAGGCTATGGTGGA ATTCGACTCTGTGCAGAGTGCCCAGCGGGCCAAGGCCTCACTCAATGGGGCTGACATCTACTCAGGCTGTTGCACTCTGAAGATTGAGTATGCGAAG CCTACACGCTTAAATGTGTTCAAGAATGATCAGGATACTTGGGACTACACCAACCCCAACCTCAGTGGACAAG GTGACCCTGGCAGCAACCCTAACAAACGCCAGAGGCAGCCCCCTCTCCTGGGAGATCACCCCGCAGAATATGGTGAGGGCAGGGGGTTCCCCTCCGTGGACTCCCGTGGCTCATGTGCCcctgcccgccgcccgccgcgcaAATTCTCACCcgtcctccctctctttccttcccaccCCCCAGGAGGGCCCCACGGTGGGTACCACAGCCATTACCATGATGAGGGCTACGGCCCCCCCCCACCTCACTACGAAGGGAGAAGGATGGGCCCACCAGTGGGGGGTCACCGCCGGGGCCCAAGTCGCTACGGCCCCCAGTAtgggcaccccccaccccctcccccaccacccgaGTATGGCCCCCACGCCGACAGCCCTGTGCTCATGGTCTATGGCTTGGATCAGTCTAAGATGAACTGTGACCGGGTCTTCAATGTCTTCTGCTTGTATGGCAATGTGGAGAAG GTGAAATTCATGAAAAGCAAGCCAGGGGCCGCCATGGTGGAGATGGCTGATGGCTATGCTGTGGACCGGGCCATCACTCACCTCAACAACAACTTCATGTTTGGGCAGAAGCTGAATGTCTG TGTCTCCAAGCAACCAGCCATCATGCCCGGTCAGTCATACGGGCTAGAAGACGGGTCCTGCAGTTACAAAGACTTCAGTGAGTCAAGGAACAATCGGTTCTCCACTCCAGAGCAGGCAGCCAAGAACCGCATCCAGCACCCTAGCAACGTGCTACACTTTTTCAATGCCCCTCTGGAGGTGACTGAGGAGAATTTCTTTGAG ATCTGCGATGAGCTGGGAGTGAAGCGGCCATCTTCTGTGAAAGTATTCTCAGGCAAAA GTGAACGCAGCTCCTCTGGGCTGCTGGAGTGGGAATCCAAGAGTGATGCCCTGGAGACTCTGGGCTTCCTGAACCATTATCAGATGAAAAACCCAA ATGGGCCATACCCTTACACCCTGAAGTTGTGTTTCTCCACTGCTCAGCACGCCTCCTAA
- the HNRNPL gene encoding heterogeneous nuclear ribonucleoprotein L isoform X3, whose protein sequence is MSRRLLPRAEKRRRRLEQRQQPDEQRRRSGAMVKMAAAGGGGGGGRYYGGGSEGGRAPKRLKTDNAGDQHGGGGGGGGAGAAGGGGGENYDDPHKTPASPVVHIRGLIDGVVEADLVEALQEFGPISYVVVMPKKRQALVEFEDVLGACNAVNYAADNQIYIAGHPAFVNYSTSQKISRPGDSDDSRSVNSVLLFTILNPIYSITTDVLYTICNPCGPVQRIVIFRKNGVQAMVEFDSVQSAQRAKASLNGADIYSGCCTLKIEYAKPTRLNVFKNDQDTWDYTNPNLSGQGDPGSNPNKRQRQPPLLGDHPAEYGGPHGGYHSHYHDEGYGPPPPHYEGRRMGPPVGGHRRGPSRYGPQYGHPPPPPPPPEYGPHADSPVLMVYGLDQSKMNCDRVFNVFCLYGNVEKVKFMKSKPGAAMVEMADGYAVDRAITHLNNNFMFGQKLNVCVSKQPAIMPGQSYGLEDGSCSYKDFSESRNNRFSTPEQAAKNRIQHPSNVLHFFNAPLEVTEENFFEICDELGVKRPSSVKVFSGKSERSSSGLLEWESKSDALETLGFLNHYQMKNPNVPVFLFF, encoded by the exons ATGTCGCGGAGGCTGCTGCCCCGGGCGGAGAAGCGGCGTCGGAGGCTGGAGCAGAGGCAGCAGCCGGACGAGCAGCGGAGGCGGTCCGGAGCGATGGTGAAgatggcggcggcgggcggcggagGCGGCGGTGGCCGCTACTACGGCGGCGGCAGTGAGGGCGGCCGGGCCCCTAAGCGGCTCAAGACTGACAACGCTGGCGACCAGcatggaggcggcggcggcggtggagGAGCCGGGGCGGCGGGCGGTGGCGGCGGG GAGAACTACGATGACCCGCACAAAACCCCCGCCTCCCCAGTTGTCCACATCAGGGGCCTGATTGACGGCGTGGTGGAAGCTGACCTTGTGGAGGCCTTGCAGGAGTTTGGACCCATCAG TTATGTGGTGGTGATGCCTAAAAAGAGACAAGCGTTGGTGGAATTTGAAGATGTGTTGGGGGCTTGCAACGCCGTGAACTACGCAGCCGACAACCAGATCTACATTGCGGGCCACCCAGCTTTTGTCAATTACTCTACCAGCCAGAAAATCTCCCGCCCCGGGGACTCGGATGACTCCAGGAGCGTCAACAGTGTGCTTCTCTTTACCATCCTGAACCCCATCTATTCGATTACCACG GATGTTCTTTATACTATCTGTAACCCTTGTGGTCCTGTCCAGAGAATTGTCATTTTCCGGAAGAATGGAGTCCAGGCTATGGTGGA ATTCGACTCTGTGCAGAGTGCCCAGCGGGCCAAGGCCTCACTCAATGGGGCTGACATCTACTCAGGCTGTTGCACTCTGAAGATTGAGTATGCGAAG CCTACACGCTTAAATGTGTTCAAGAATGATCAGGATACTTGGGACTACACCAACCCCAACCTCAGTGGACAAG GTGACCCTGGCAGCAACCCTAACAAACGCCAGAGGCAGCCCCCTCTCCTGGGAGATCACCCCGCAGAATATG GAGGGCCCCACGGTGGGTACCACAGCCATTACCATGATGAGGGCTACGGCCCCCCCCCACCTCACTACGAAGGGAGAAGGATGGGCCCACCAGTGGGGGGTCACCGCCGGGGCCCAAGTCGCTACGGCCCCCAGTAtgggcaccccccaccccctcccccaccacccgaGTATGGCCCCCACGCCGACAGCCCTGTGCTCATGGTCTATGGCTTGGATCAGTCTAAGATGAACTGTGACCGGGTCTTCAATGTCTTCTGCTTGTATGGCAATGTGGAGAAG GTGAAATTCATGAAAAGCAAGCCAGGGGCCGCCATGGTGGAGATGGCTGATGGCTATGCTGTGGACCGGGCCATCACTCACCTCAACAACAACTTCATGTTTGGGCAGAAGCTGAATGTCTG TGTCTCCAAGCAACCAGCCATCATGCCCGGTCAGTCATACGGGCTAGAAGACGGGTCCTGCAGTTACAAAGACTTCAGTGAGTCAAGGAACAATCGGTTCTCCACTCCAGAGCAGGCAGCCAAGAACCGCATCCAGCACCCTAGCAACGTGCTACACTTTTTCAATGCCCCTCTGGAGGTGACTGAGGAGAATTTCTTTGAG ATCTGCGATGAGCTGGGAGTGAAGCGGCCATCTTCTGTGAAAGTATTCTCAGGCAAAA GTGAACGCAGCTCCTCTGGGCTGCTGGAGTGGGAATCCAAGAGTGATGCCCTGGAGACTCTGGGCTTCCTGAACCATTATCAGATGAAAAACCCAA atgttcctgtattcctttttttttaa
- the HNRNPL gene encoding heterogeneous nuclear ribonucleoprotein L isoform X2, with the protein MSRRLLPRAEKRRRRLEQRQQPDEQRRRSGAMVKMAAAGGGGGGGRYYGGGSEGGRAPKRLKTDNAGDQHGGGGGGGGAGAAGGGGGENYDDPHKTPASPVVHIRGLIDGVVEADLVEALQEFGPISYVVVMPKKRQALVEFEDVLGACNAVNYAADNQIYIAGHPAFVNYSTSQKISRPGDSDDSRSVNSVLLFTILNPIYSITTDVLYTICNPCGPVQRIVIFRKNGVQAMVEFDSVQSAQRAKASLNGADIYSGCCTLKIEYAKPTRLNVFKNDQDTWDYTNPNLSGQGDPGSNPNKRQRQPPLLGDHPAEYGGPHGGYHSHYHDEGYGPPPPHYEGRRMGPPVGGHRRGPSRYGPQYGHPPPPPPPPEYGPHADSPVLMVYGLDQSKMNCDRVFNVFCLYGNVEKVKFMKSKPGAAMVEMADGYAVDRAITHLNNNFMFGQKLNVCVSKQPAIMPGQSYGLEDGSCSYKDFSESRNNRFSTPEQAAKNRIQHPSNVLHFFNAPLEVTEENFFEICDELGVKRPSSVKVFSGKSERSSSGLLEWESKSDALETLGFLNHYQMKNPNGPYPYTLKLCFSTAQHAS; encoded by the exons ATGTCGCGGAGGCTGCTGCCCCGGGCGGAGAAGCGGCGTCGGAGGCTGGAGCAGAGGCAGCAGCCGGACGAGCAGCGGAGGCGGTCCGGAGCGATGGTGAAgatggcggcggcgggcggcggagGCGGCGGTGGCCGCTACTACGGCGGCGGCAGTGAGGGCGGCCGGGCCCCTAAGCGGCTCAAGACTGACAACGCTGGCGACCAGcatggaggcggcggcggcggtggagGAGCCGGGGCGGCGGGCGGTGGCGGCGGG GAGAACTACGATGACCCGCACAAAACCCCCGCCTCCCCAGTTGTCCACATCAGGGGCCTGATTGACGGCGTGGTGGAAGCTGACCTTGTGGAGGCCTTGCAGGAGTTTGGACCCATCAG TTATGTGGTGGTGATGCCTAAAAAGAGACAAGCGTTGGTGGAATTTGAAGATGTGTTGGGGGCTTGCAACGCCGTGAACTACGCAGCCGACAACCAGATCTACATTGCGGGCCACCCAGCTTTTGTCAATTACTCTACCAGCCAGAAAATCTCCCGCCCCGGGGACTCGGATGACTCCAGGAGCGTCAACAGTGTGCTTCTCTTTACCATCCTGAACCCCATCTATTCGATTACCACG GATGTTCTTTATACTATCTGTAACCCTTGTGGTCCTGTCCAGAGAATTGTCATTTTCCGGAAGAATGGAGTCCAGGCTATGGTGGA ATTCGACTCTGTGCAGAGTGCCCAGCGGGCCAAGGCCTCACTCAATGGGGCTGACATCTACTCAGGCTGTTGCACTCTGAAGATTGAGTATGCGAAG CCTACACGCTTAAATGTGTTCAAGAATGATCAGGATACTTGGGACTACACCAACCCCAACCTCAGTGGACAAG GTGACCCTGGCAGCAACCCTAACAAACGCCAGAGGCAGCCCCCTCTCCTGGGAGATCACCCCGCAGAATATG GAGGGCCCCACGGTGGGTACCACAGCCATTACCATGATGAGGGCTACGGCCCCCCCCCACCTCACTACGAAGGGAGAAGGATGGGCCCACCAGTGGGGGGTCACCGCCGGGGCCCAAGTCGCTACGGCCCCCAGTAtgggcaccccccaccccctcccccaccacccgaGTATGGCCCCCACGCCGACAGCCCTGTGCTCATGGTCTATGGCTTGGATCAGTCTAAGATGAACTGTGACCGGGTCTTCAATGTCTTCTGCTTGTATGGCAATGTGGAGAAG GTGAAATTCATGAAAAGCAAGCCAGGGGCCGCCATGGTGGAGATGGCTGATGGCTATGCTGTGGACCGGGCCATCACTCACCTCAACAACAACTTCATGTTTGGGCAGAAGCTGAATGTCTG TGTCTCCAAGCAACCAGCCATCATGCCCGGTCAGTCATACGGGCTAGAAGACGGGTCCTGCAGTTACAAAGACTTCAGTGAGTCAAGGAACAATCGGTTCTCCACTCCAGAGCAGGCAGCCAAGAACCGCATCCAGCACCCTAGCAACGTGCTACACTTTTTCAATGCCCCTCTGGAGGTGACTGAGGAGAATTTCTTTGAG ATCTGCGATGAGCTGGGAGTGAAGCGGCCATCTTCTGTGAAAGTATTCTCAGGCAAAA GTGAACGCAGCTCCTCTGGGCTGCTGGAGTGGGAATCCAAGAGTGATGCCCTGGAGACTCTGGGCTTCCTGAACCATTATCAGATGAAAAACCCAA ATGGGCCATACCCTTACACCCTGAAGTTGTGTTTCTCCACTGCTCAGCACGCCTCCTAA
- the HNRNPL gene encoding heterogeneous nuclear ribonucleoprotein L isoform X4 yields MPKKRQALVEFEDVLGACNAVNYAADNQIYIAGHPAFVNYSTSQKISRPGDSDDSRSVNSVLLFTILNPIYSITTDVLYTICNPCGPVQRIVIFRKNGVQAMVEFDSVQSAQRAKASLNGADIYSGCCTLKIEYAKPTRLNVFKNDQDTWDYTNPNLSGQGDPGSNPNKRQRQPPLLGDHPAEYGGPHGGYHSHYHDEGYGPPPPHYEGRRMGPPVGGHRRGPSRYGPQYGHPPPPPPPPEYGPHADSPVLMVYGLDQSKMNCDRVFNVFCLYGNVEKVKFMKSKPGAAMVEMADGYAVDRAITHLNNNFMFGQKLNVCVSKQPAIMPGQSYGLEDGSCSYKDFSESRNNRFSTPEQAAKNRIQHPSNVLHFFNAPLEVTEENFFEICDELGVKRPSSVKVFSGKSERSSSGLLEWESKSDALETLGFLNHYQMKNPNGPYPYTLKLCFSTAQHAS; encoded by the exons ATGCCTAAAAAGAGACAAGCGTTGGTGGAATTTGAAGATGTGTTGGGGGCTTGCAACGCCGTGAACTACGCAGCCGACAACCAGATCTACATTGCGGGCCACCCAGCTTTTGTCAATTACTCTACCAGCCAGAAAATCTCCCGCCCCGGGGACTCGGATGACTCCAGGAGCGTCAACAGTGTGCTTCTCTTTACCATCCTGAACCCCATCTATTCGATTACCACG GATGTTCTTTATACTATCTGTAACCCTTGTGGTCCTGTCCAGAGAATTGTCATTTTCCGGAAGAATGGAGTCCAGGCTATGGTGGA ATTCGACTCTGTGCAGAGTGCCCAGCGGGCCAAGGCCTCACTCAATGGGGCTGACATCTACTCAGGCTGTTGCACTCTGAAGATTGAGTATGCGAAG CCTACACGCTTAAATGTGTTCAAGAATGATCAGGATACTTGGGACTACACCAACCCCAACCTCAGTGGACAAG GTGACCCTGGCAGCAACCCTAACAAACGCCAGAGGCAGCCCCCTCTCCTGGGAGATCACCCCGCAGAATATG GAGGGCCCCACGGTGGGTACCACAGCCATTACCATGATGAGGGCTACGGCCCCCCCCCACCTCACTACGAAGGGAGAAGGATGGGCCCACCAGTGGGGGGTCACCGCCGGGGCCCAAGTCGCTACGGCCCCCAGTAtgggcaccccccaccccctcccccaccacccgaGTATGGCCCCCACGCCGACAGCCCTGTGCTCATGGTCTATGGCTTGGATCAGTCTAAGATGAACTGTGACCGGGTCTTCAATGTCTTCTGCTTGTATGGCAATGTGGAGAAG GTGAAATTCATGAAAAGCAAGCCAGGGGCCGCCATGGTGGAGATGGCTGATGGCTATGCTGTGGACCGGGCCATCACTCACCTCAACAACAACTTCATGTTTGGGCAGAAGCTGAATGTCTG TGTCTCCAAGCAACCAGCCATCATGCCCGGTCAGTCATACGGGCTAGAAGACGGGTCCTGCAGTTACAAAGACTTCAGTGAGTCAAGGAACAATCGGTTCTCCACTCCAGAGCAGGCAGCCAAGAACCGCATCCAGCACCCTAGCAACGTGCTACACTTTTTCAATGCCCCTCTGGAGGTGACTGAGGAGAATTTCTTTGAG ATCTGCGATGAGCTGGGAGTGAAGCGGCCATCTTCTGTGAAAGTATTCTCAGGCAAAA GTGAACGCAGCTCCTCTGGGCTGCTGGAGTGGGAATCCAAGAGTGATGCCCTGGAGACTCTGGGCTTCCTGAACCATTATCAGATGAAAAACCCAA ATGGGCCATACCCTTACACCCTGAAGTTGTGTTTCTCCACTGCTCAGCACGCCTCCTAA
- the ECH1 gene encoding delta(3,5)-Delta(2,4)-dienoyl-CoA isomerase, mitochondrial: MAAVIPASRRLRSLLTWRLTARTNLGLSLNLHPMSSFAQDEASKAAPKEAPGHSYESLRVTSVQKHILHVQLNRPEKRNAMNKAFWSEMVVCFNKIAEDADCRAVVISGAGKMFTSGIDFVDMASGLLQPAGDDVARISWHLHSLLSRYQETFSVIEKCPKPVIGAIHGACIGAGVDLITACDIRYCTQDASFQVKEVDLGLAADVGTLQRLPRVIGNQSLVNELAFTARKMMADEALDSGLVSRVFPDKEVMLDAAFALAAEISSKSPVAVQSTKINLLYSRDHSVTDSLNFMKSWNMSMLQTEDVVKSLQALMEKKELKTITFSKL, from the exons ATGGCGGCGGTGATACCGGCTTCTCGGAGGCTCCGCAGCTTGCTGACCTGGC GATTGACAGCCCGCACCAACCTGGGTCTCAGCCTTAACCTTCATCCCATGAGTTCCTTTGCACAAGATGAGGCCTCCAAAGCAGCCCCCAAGGAAGCCCCAGGCCACAGCTATGAGTCCCTTCGGGTGACATCTGTCCAGAAACACATCCTGCATGTGCAGCTAAACCGGCCGGAGAAGAGAAACGCCATGAACAAGGCCTTCTGGAG CGAGATGGTGGTGTGCTTCAACAAGATTGCAGAAGATGCTGACTGTCGTGCTGTGGTGATCTCTGGCGCAGGAAAAATGTTCACTTCAG GTATCGACTTCGTGGACATGGCTTCAGGCCTCCTTCAGCCCGCAGGAGACGACGTGGCCCGCATCAGCTGGCACCTCCATAGCCTCCTCAGCAGATACCAAGAGACCTTCAGCGTCATCGAGAAG TGCCCTAAGCCGGTGATTGGTGCCATCCATGGGGCCTGCATTGGTGCAG GAGTGGATCTTATCACCGCCTGTGACATCCGGTACTGTACCCAGGACGCTTCCTTCCAGGTGAAG GAGGTGGACCTAGGTTTGGCAGCGGATGTGGGAACCCTGCAGCGACTGCCCAGAGTCATCGGAAACCAGAG CCTGGTCAACGAGCTGGCCTTCACTGCCCGCAAGATGATGGCTGACGAGGCCCTTGACAGTGGGCTGGTCAG CCGGGTCTTCCCAGACAAGGAGGTCATGCTTGATGCGGCCTTCGCCCTGGCAGCCGAGATTTCCAGCAAGAGCCCCGTGGCGGTGCAGAGCACCAAGATCAACCTGCTCTATTCCCGCGACCATTCGGTGACAGACAGCCTCAACTTCATG AAATCCTGGAACATGAGCATGCTGCAGACAGAGGACGTCGTTAAGTCTCTCCAGGCCTTAATGGAGAAGAAGGAACTGAAGACCATCACCTTCTCCAAGCTCTGA